A genome region from Methylobacterium sp. FF17 includes the following:
- the miaB gene encoding tRNA (N6-isopentenyl adenosine(37)-C2)-methylthiotransferase MiaB: MKKAFVKSYGCQMNAYDATRMADVLGAEGYAATDAVEEADVVILNTCHIREKAADKVYSELGRLRVLKGERAEAGHDTRIVVAGCVAQAEGAEILARAPTVDVVVGPQNYHRLGDLLARSRTKRVVDTEFPVEDKFDHLPKRRTQGVTAFLTVQEGCDKFCAFCVVPYTRGAEVSRSVNAILAEAEGLVRGGAREITLIGQNVNAYHGLARDGASATLPVLMRELAQLPGLLRLRYTTSHPNDMGDDLVAAHGTIPALMPYLHLPVQSGSDRVLKAMNRKHTGDAYRRLIERVRAVRPDIALSSDFIVGFPGETDAEFEETMRLVGEIGFASAFSFKYSPRPGTPAAESADAVPEAVKSQRLAALQGLLDAQRHAFNAAAVGSVVEVLVEKAGRHPGQVAGKTPQLLPVQFDAPASTIGTLLPVRVVRAGSNSLFGEAVGAGEVAPGGTAAAA, encoded by the coding sequence TTGAAGAAAGCCTTCGTCAAATCCTACGGTTGCCAGATGAACGCCTACGACGCGACCCGCATGGCGGACGTGCTCGGCGCCGAGGGCTACGCCGCCACCGACGCGGTGGAGGAGGCGGATGTCGTCATCCTGAACACCTGCCACATCCGCGAGAAGGCCGCCGACAAGGTCTATTCCGAGCTCGGGCGGCTGCGCGTCCTGAAGGGTGAGCGGGCCGAGGCCGGACACGACACCCGGATCGTGGTGGCGGGCTGCGTCGCGCAGGCTGAAGGGGCCGAGATCCTCGCCCGCGCGCCCACCGTCGACGTGGTCGTCGGTCCGCAGAACTACCATCGGCTCGGCGACCTCCTGGCCCGCTCGCGCACGAAGCGCGTGGTCGACACCGAGTTTCCCGTCGAGGACAAGTTCGACCATCTCCCCAAGCGGCGCACGCAAGGGGTCACCGCCTTCCTCACGGTGCAGGAGGGCTGCGACAAGTTCTGCGCCTTCTGCGTGGTGCCCTACACGCGCGGCGCCGAGGTCTCACGCTCGGTGAACGCGATCCTCGCCGAGGCCGAGGGGCTGGTGCGCGGCGGCGCGCGCGAGATCACGCTGATCGGCCAGAACGTCAACGCCTATCACGGCCTGGCCCGCGACGGCGCCAGCGCCACCCTGCCGGTGCTGATGCGCGAACTGGCGCAGCTCCCGGGCCTCCTGCGCCTGCGCTACACCACCAGCCACCCCAACGACATGGGCGACGACCTCGTGGCGGCCCACGGGACGATCCCGGCGCTGATGCCCTACCTGCACCTGCCGGTGCAGTCGGGCTCCGACCGGGTTCTGAAGGCGATGAACCGCAAGCATACGGGCGATGCCTATCGCCGCCTGATCGAGCGGGTGCGCGCCGTGCGGCCGGATATCGCCCTGTCGTCGGACTTCATCGTCGGGTTCCCCGGCGAGACCGATGCTGAGTTCGAGGAGACGATGAGGCTGGTCGGTGAGATCGGCTTCGCCAGCGCCTTCTCGTTCAAGTACAGCCCGCGCCCCGGCACACCGGCGGCCGAGAGCGCCGACGCGGTCCCGGAGGCGGTGAAGTCGCAGCGCCTCGCCGCCCTGCAGGGCCTGCTCGATGCCCAGCGCCACGCCTTTAACGCCGCTGCGGTCGGCAGCGTGGTCGAGGTGCTGGTGGAGAAGGCCGGCCGGCATCCTGGTCAGGTCGCCGGCAAGACGCCCCAACTCCTGCCCGTCCAGTTCGACGCGCCCGCCTCGACCATCGGCACCCTCTTGCCCGTGCGGGTGGTCCGCGCCGGCTCGAACAGCCTGTTCGGCGAGGCCGTGGGGGCCGGCGAGGTTGCGCCGGGCGGTACGGCGGCGGCCGCTTGA
- a CDS encoding PhoH family protein — translation MKDNGVAGSEGSSGRSGALRGRGPAAGLGGLEETQEVSLTFDDNRLASLVFGQYDQNVAHIERRLGVTATALGNHLVVKGGVEAAEKARKVFERLYARVRTSGLPLTLGDVDGAIQETTQQGNLFPAAEVSAEPDRPVFDQIATRKRGAVRARNAAQDAYMKALRSHELVFAEGPAGTGKTWLAVGHAVSLLEQGHVERLILSRPAVEAGERLGFLPGDMREKVDPYLRPIYDALYDFMESRHVDRALQTGVIEIAPLAFMRGRTLTNAVVLLDEAQNTTSMQMKMFLTRLGENSRMIITGDPSQIDLPPGQKSGLVEAVRVLDGVEGIGRITFRDVDVVRHDLVRRIVTAYEAAFHGEGDADRSPPPRRRPPA, via the coding sequence ATGAAGGACAACGGCGTGGCAGGATCTGAGGGTTCGAGCGGACGCAGCGGCGCGCTGCGGGGGCGTGGTCCGGCCGCGGGCCTCGGGGGCCTGGAGGAGACGCAGGAGGTGTCGCTCACCTTCGACGACAACCGCCTCGCGAGCCTCGTCTTCGGCCAATACGACCAGAACGTCGCGCATATCGAGCGGCGACTCGGCGTCACCGCCACGGCGCTCGGCAACCACCTGGTGGTGAAGGGCGGCGTCGAGGCGGCCGAGAAGGCCCGCAAGGTCTTCGAGCGTCTCTATGCCCGGGTTCGGACGAGCGGCCTGCCGCTGACCCTCGGCGACGTGGACGGAGCGATCCAGGAAACGACGCAGCAGGGCAACCTCTTCCCGGCAGCCGAGGTGAGCGCGGAGCCGGACCGCCCGGTCTTCGACCAGATCGCCACGCGCAAGCGCGGGGCGGTCCGCGCCCGCAACGCGGCGCAGGACGCCTACATGAAGGCCCTGCGCAGCCACGAGCTCGTCTTCGCGGAAGGGCCGGCCGGAACCGGCAAGACCTGGCTGGCGGTGGGCCACGCCGTCTCGCTGCTGGAACAGGGCCATGTCGAGCGCCTGATTCTCTCCCGCCCCGCCGTGGAGGCCGGCGAGCGCCTGGGCTTCCTGCCCGGCGACATGCGCGAGAAGGTCGACCCCTATCTCCGCCCGATCTACGACGCCCTCTATGATTTCATGGAATCGCGCCACGTCGACCGGGCCCTGCAGACCGGGGTGATCGAGATCGCGCCGCTCGCCTTCATGCGCGGGCGCACGCTGACCAACGCGGTGGTGCTGCTCGACGAGGCGCAGAACACCACCTCCATGCAGATGAAGATGTTCCTCACCCGCCTCGGTGAGAACTCCCGCATGATCATCACCGGCGACCCGAGCCAGATCGACCTGCCGCCGGGGCAGAAGTCGGGCCTCGTCGAGGCCGTGCGCGTCCTCGACGGCGTCGAGGGCATCGGCCGAATCACGTTCCGCGATGTGGACGTGGTGCGCCACGACCTCGTGCGCCGCATCGTCACCGCCTACGAGGCGGCCTTCCACGGCGAGGGCGACGCGGATCGGAGCCCGCCTCCGCGCCGGAGGCCGCCGGCATGA
- the ybeY gene encoding rRNA maturation RNase YbeY, with the protein MEAEIDVAIEDSRWETVAPDLEAFVIRAVEAGLAVAPEPPGGPVEISILLTTDAVVQELNRSWRGKDKPTNVLSFPAPAQPAHAGVAMPLGDVVLAYDTMLRESAEQTKPLSDHLAHLLVHGTLHLLGQDHETGEADADAMEALEVAALRTLGVPDPYAAEPCAE; encoded by the coding sequence ATGGAGGCCGAGATCGACGTGGCGATCGAGGATTCGCGCTGGGAGACGGTGGCGCCGGACCTCGAAGCCTTCGTGATTCGCGCGGTGGAGGCGGGCCTCGCCGTCGCCCCGGAGCCGCCCGGCGGGCCGGTCGAGATCAGCATCCTGCTCACCACCGACGCGGTGGTGCAGGAGCTGAACCGGAGCTGGCGCGGCAAGGACAAGCCCACCAACGTCCTGTCCTTTCCCGCCCCCGCGCAGCCCGCCCATGCAGGGGTGGCGATGCCGCTCGGCGATGTCGTTCTTGCGTATGACACAATGCTGCGCGAAAGTGCCGAGCAGACGAAGCCGCTCAGCGACCATCTTGCGCACCTCCTAGTCCATGGCACCCTTCACCTGCTCGGTCAGGACCACGAGACCGGCGAGGCGGATGCCGACGCGATGGAAGCGCTCGAAGTGGCAGCCCTTCGCACGCTCGGCGTTCCGGACCCGTATGCCGCAGAACCTTGCGCAGAGTGA
- the lnt gene encoding apolipoprotein N-acyltransferase: MTSGPADRVARGPATGPLASLAQWVMLTAGWRRIAVAFVAGAVGALGMPPFGLFPALVVSLSLAVWLLDGAATGRRATRGAVAAAALIGWAWGFGYLTAGLWWLGSAFLVEADEFLWALPLGVLGLPAVLALFYAAGFAFARLLWPRSSLRIVALAVGIAACEWLRGHLFTGFPWNALGMALGQNLWLMQGASVVGLYGLTLLAVAIAAAPATLPVAETRLGRFAPSGLAALALVGLAAFGAARVPPAPSPPVAGVRLRLVQPNLNQDAKFRPENRQDILDRYLELSDRASGPDRTGIVDVTHVIWPESAFPFLIQRDPEALARIAAAFPPGRQLITGAARMETAAGEERPRFFNSILTIASGPSFGDIYDKVHLVPFGEYLPGPLDATLRALRIRQFVSIPGGFTAGDRARQRIMTVPGLPPVAATICYEAIFPGAIVPGATPTGPPPVPGLILNLTNDAWFGDTPGPRQHFAQARLRAVEEGLPLVRDANTGISAVVDAYGRITASLPLGVEGILDADLPARISGRTLYARLGDVPFALALAGALLWVLTARRRNA, translated from the coding sequence ATGACGTCAGGACCCGCGGACCGCGTCGCGCGCGGTCCGGCGACGGGCCCGCTCGCGTCCCTCGCGCAGTGGGTCATGCTGACCGCGGGCTGGCGCCGCATCGCCGTGGCCTTCGTCGCCGGGGCCGTCGGAGCCCTTGGCATGCCGCCATTCGGCCTGTTTCCGGCCCTCGTGGTTTCGTTGAGCCTCGCGGTCTGGCTCCTCGACGGCGCCGCCACCGGTCGGCGCGCCACACGCGGTGCGGTCGCCGCCGCCGCCCTCATCGGCTGGGCCTGGGGCTTCGGTTACCTCACCGCCGGCCTGTGGTGGCTCGGCTCGGCCTTCCTGGTGGAGGCGGACGAATTCCTCTGGGCCCTGCCCCTCGGCGTCCTCGGGCTCCCCGCCGTGCTCGCGCTGTTCTACGCCGCCGGCTTCGCCTTCGCGCGGCTGCTCTGGCCCAGGAGCTCCCTCCGGATCGTGGCGCTGGCGGTCGGGATCGCCGCCTGCGAGTGGCTGCGCGGCCATCTCTTCACGGGCTTTCCCTGGAACGCCCTCGGCATGGCGCTCGGCCAGAATCTCTGGCTCATGCAGGGCGCCTCCGTTGTCGGGCTCTACGGCCTGACCCTGCTCGCCGTCGCGATCGCGGCCGCGCCCGCCACCCTGCCGGTGGCCGAGACGCGGCTGGGCCGCTTCGCGCCCTCGGGCCTGGCGGCCCTCGCGCTGGTGGGCCTCGCGGCCTTCGGCGCGGCGCGCGTGCCCCCCGCTCCGTCGCCGCCCGTGGCGGGCGTGCGCCTGCGCCTCGTCCAGCCGAACCTGAACCAGGACGCCAAGTTCCGGCCGGAGAACCGGCAGGACATCCTCGACCGCTACCTGGAGCTCAGCGACCGGGCCAGCGGACCGGATCGCACCGGCATCGTCGACGTCACCCACGTGATCTGGCCGGAATCGGCCTTCCCCTTCCTGATCCAGCGCGACCCCGAAGCCCTCGCGCGGATCGCCGCCGCCTTCCCGCCCGGCCGGCAACTCATCACCGGGGCCGCCCGGATGGAGACGGCGGCGGGCGAGGAGCGCCCGCGCTTCTTCAACAGCATCCTGACCATCGCGTCCGGGCCGAGCTTCGGCGACATCTACGACAAGGTCCACCTCGTGCCGTTCGGCGAGTACCTGCCGGGGCCCCTCGACGCGACCCTGCGGGCGCTGCGGATCCGGCAGTTCGTGTCGATTCCGGGTGGGTTCACGGCCGGGGACCGGGCGCGCCAGCGCATCATGACGGTGCCGGGCCTGCCGCCCGTGGCGGCGACCATCTGCTACGAGGCCATCTTCCCCGGTGCGATCGTGCCCGGCGCCACGCCGACGGGGCCGCCGCCGGTACCGGGGCTGATTCTCAATCTGACCAACGACGCCTGGTTCGGCGACACGCCCGGGCCGCGCCAGCACTTCGCCCAGGCACGCCTGCGCGCCGTGGAGGAGGGCCTGCCCCTGGTGCGCGACGCCAACACCGGCATCTCCGCCGTGGTCGATGCCTACGGGCGGATCACCGCGAGCCTGCCGCTCGGCGTGGAGGGCATCCTCGATGCCGACCTTCCGGCCCGCATCTCCGGCCGGACGCTCTACGCGCGCCTGGGCGACGTGCCCTTCGCCCTCGCCCTGGCGGGCGCCCTGCTCTGGGTGCTGACGGCGAGGCGCCGAAACGCGTGA
- a CDS encoding lysophospholipid acyltransferase family protein: MTRLATVGRLLLCALLFLVIVGPHLLSLRLGRGRVAAWMPVLFHRLFVLLFGLRVTQSGTPPEPGEPALVLANHVSWLDIIVLGSLRPLSFVAKSEIAGWPVIGTLARLQRTVFIDRARRADTASVNATVAERIAGGDLIVLFAEGTTGDGTRLLPFRSSLVGAARAALAGEGGGPGRIRLQPLAITYPRRNGLPLIRSERPEVAWYGDMDLAPHLASFFDGGPIDVHVVWGAPIAFEAGTDRKRATALAEASVREAVQRAMTGRAPLGPVWPGRSPAPARGGDVPEAGLPTH; encoded by the coding sequence ATGACGCGCCTCGCCACGGTCGGCCGCCTGCTCCTCTGCGCGCTCCTGTTCCTGGTGATCGTCGGGCCGCACCTCCTCAGCCTGCGCCTGGGCCGGGGACGGGTCGCGGCCTGGATGCCGGTGCTCTTCCACCGCCTGTTCGTGCTGCTCTTCGGGCTGCGCGTCACCCAGAGCGGCACGCCGCCGGAGCCGGGCGAACCCGCCCTGGTGCTCGCCAACCACGTCTCCTGGCTCGACATCATCGTGCTCGGCTCCCTGCGGCCGCTCTCCTTCGTGGCGAAATCGGAGATCGCCGGCTGGCCGGTGATCGGGACGCTGGCGCGCCTGCAGCGCACGGTCTTCATCGACCGCGCCCGCCGGGCCGACACGGCGAGCGTCAACGCCACGGTGGCCGAGCGCATCGCGGGCGGCGACCTCATCGTCCTCTTCGCCGAAGGCACGACGGGGGACGGGACGCGGCTGCTGCCCTTCCGCTCCTCGCTGGTGGGGGCGGCCCGCGCGGCCCTCGCCGGCGAGGGCGGCGGTCCGGGCCGGATCCGGCTGCAGCCCCTGGCGATCACCTATCCGCGCCGTAACGGGCTCCCCCTGATCCGCAGCGAGCGGCCCGAGGTCGCCTGGTACGGCGACATGGATCTCGCGCCCCACCTCGCCAGCTTCTTCGACGGCGGGCCCATCGACGTCCACGTGGTCTGGGGCGCGCCGATCGCCTTCGAGGCCGGCACGGACCGCAAGCGGGCCACGGCCCTCGCCGAAGCATCCGTGCGCGAAGCCGTGCAGCGCGCGATGACGGGGCGCGCCCCCCTGGGGCCGGTCTGGCCGGGACGGAGCCCGGCGCCGGCCCGGGGCGGGGACGTTCCCGAGGCGGGCTTGCCCACCCATTAG
- a CDS encoding hemolysin family protein, whose product MTNDRSRGAAQAAPSNGDGESQAREPWYDRLLHVFHLRPRDSLRDDIEDALAEPDTGENAFSPLERAMLKNVLGLHKVRVDDVMIPRADIVAVSMETNLGDLLKLFRTAGHSRLPVYGETLDDPRGMVHIRDFVDHIAARAETGVRRVAPNQGEGEAAPVLPPRARRGMRALRSLNLAQVDLSVTLAEARIQRPVLFVPPSMPAIDLLVRMQATRTHMALVIDEYGGTDGLISIEDLVEMVVGDIEDEHDVAEGQLIQRVEGEGDVFVADARAGLAEVSAASGVDLVAAVGDMAEEIDTIGGLIVTLAGRVPARGEIISGPGDLAFEVLDADPRRVKRLRLQRGDARITAVVPLALPAPTPPAEASAP is encoded by the coding sequence ATGACAAACGATCGAAGTCGCGGCGCGGCTCAAGCCGCGCCCAGCAACGGTGACGGGGAATCCCAGGCCCGCGAGCCCTGGTATGACCGCCTCCTCCACGTGTTCCATCTGCGGCCGCGCGATTCGCTGCGCGACGACATCGAGGATGCTCTGGCCGAGCCCGACACCGGCGAGAACGCGTTCTCGCCCCTCGAACGCGCCATGCTCAAGAACGTGCTCGGACTGCACAAGGTGCGGGTCGACGACGTGATGATCCCCCGGGCGGACATCGTCGCGGTCTCGATGGAGACGAACCTCGGTGACCTCCTGAAGCTGTTCCGCACCGCCGGCCATTCGCGCCTGCCGGTCTACGGCGAGACCCTCGACGACCCGCGCGGCATGGTCCACATCCGCGACTTCGTGGATCACATCGCGGCCCGGGCCGAGACCGGCGTGCGCCGTGTCGCGCCGAATCAGGGGGAGGGCGAGGCCGCTCCCGTGCTGCCGCCCCGCGCGCGGCGGGGGATGCGCGCCCTGCGCAGTCTGAACCTCGCCCAGGTCGACCTCTCCGTCACCCTGGCGGAGGCCCGGATCCAGCGCCCCGTGCTCTTCGTGCCGCCCTCGATGCCCGCCATCGACCTCCTGGTCCGGATGCAGGCGACGCGGACCCACATGGCCCTCGTGATCGACGAGTATGGCGGCACCGACGGTCTGATCTCCATCGAGGATCTCGTGGAGATGGTGGTCGGCGACATCGAGGACGAGCACGACGTCGCGGAAGGCCAGCTGATCCAGCGCGTGGAGGGCGAGGGCGATGTGTTCGTGGCCGACGCCCGCGCGGGCCTCGCCGAAGTGTCGGCGGCCAGCGGCGTCGACCTCGTGGCGGCGGTCGGCGACATGGCCGAGGAGATCGACACGATCGGCGGCCTCATCGTGACCCTGGCCGGACGCGTGCCCGCGCGCGGCGAAATCATCAGCGGTCCGGGCGACCTCGCCTTCGAGGTGCTGGACGCCGATCCCCGCCGGGTGAAGCGCCTGCGCCTGCAGCGCGGCGACGCGCGCATCACCGCCGTCGTGCCGCTGGCCCTGCCGGCCCCGACGCCGCCGGCCGAAGCCTCCGCACCGTGA